A single Mangrovimonas sp. YM274 DNA region contains:
- the frr gene encoding ribosome recycling factor: MNEDIQFILDSTKEAMDNAIKHLEKQFVNIRAGKASPAMLGSVMVDYYGSQTPLNQVANVNTPDGRTITVQPWEKSMLQEIERGIMLANLGFNPMNNGETIIINVPPLTEERRRDLVKQAKTEAEDAKIGVRSARKDANNDIKKLSDVSEDLQKNGEIDVQEITDRYVKKIDDLLAVKEKEIMTV; encoded by the coding sequence ATGAACGAAGACATTCAATTTATATTAGATTCAACCAAAGAAGCAATGGATAATGCCATTAAGCATTTGGAAAAACAATTCGTGAATATTAGAGCTGGAAAGGCTAGTCCAGCTATGCTTGGAAGCGTTATGGTGGATTATTATGGTTCTCAAACCCCATTAAACCAAGTTGCCAATGTAAATACCCCAGATGGTAGAACCATTACGGTACAACCTTGGGAGAAAAGCATGCTACAGGAAATTGAGCGTGGCATTATGTTGGCCAACCTAGGGTTTAACCCCATGAACAACGGAGAGACTATTATCATTAACGTTCCGCCTTTAACAGAAGAACGCCGTAGAGATTTGGTAAAACAAGCCAAAACGGAAGCTGAGGATGCCAAAATTGGTGTACGAAGCGCAAGGAAAGATGCCAACAATGACATCAAAAAACTTTCGGATGTTTCTGAAGATCTTCAAAAAAATGGTGAAATAGACGTACAAGAAATCACAGATAGATACGTTAAAAAAATAGATGACCTTTTAGCTGTAAAAGAGAAAGAAATCATGACAGTATAA
- a CDS encoding RND family transporter, which yields MLKLFTTGFWEVIARLILRNKIAILIGIVAVTLFFSYQWKYMRFTYTEANLLPDDHEVNVTYNKFLDIFGEEGNLIVIGVKDSTLFTVDKLNAWNNLSESFKPYDEVETVVSIKDLQKLVKNNDAQKFDLEPFIKDSIHSLAQINSLKQELFEQYPFYDNFLFNKDTKTVRTAIYMKKDIVNTSLRKDFIEQILEPKIQEFEAANDLDVRVSGMPYIRTLNAKSIIDEIGLFIGAALLVTSLIFFFFFRSFRATFISLIVVCIGVMWTFGLLGLLKYEITVLTALIPPLIIVIGIPNCIFLINKFQHEVKLHGNKVKSLQRVITKIGNATLMTNITTASGFATFILTESKLLKEFGIVASLSILGIFVLCLLIIPIIYTFLPYPKERHLEHLNKRWIGTFVEWMVRMVKEHKIAIYSISLVLMIASIIGIYQIKISGSLIEDMPKDTEFFDDIRFFESEFNGIMPLEIMIDTKRKKGVMKLSTLKRMNELEEVINETPEFSKPISVVSLLKYSKQAYYNGNPKYYQLPTSQENSFILSYAKNSSSDVDLLKNFVDSTGQYARITTFMKDIGTDRMERIEEDLQARIDKVFPEEQYTITLTGKALVFQKGTKYLVKNLIISLSLAIFLISLFMAYMFRSFRMIIVSLIPNLLPLLVTAGLMGFLGVPIKPSTILVFSIAFGISVDDTIHFLAKYRQELQANHWKIRKSVFGALRETGVSMFYTSIVLFFGFSVFTISSFGGTVALGALVSATLLLAMLSNLLLLPSLLLSLERSIANKEVLREPSINIIPEEDDEEDI from the coding sequence ATGCTCAAACTATTTACAACAGGCTTTTGGGAAGTCATTGCGAGACTAATTTTACGTAACAAAATTGCCATTTTAATTGGTATCGTAGCAGTTACGTTATTCTTCAGCTACCAATGGAAATATATGCGCTTCACCTATACCGAAGCCAATCTGTTACCAGACGACCACGAGGTTAATGTCACTTATAACAAGTTCCTTGATATCTTTGGAGAAGAAGGCAACCTTATTGTAATTGGAGTAAAGGATTCTACCCTATTCACTGTTGACAAACTAAACGCTTGGAACAACCTATCGGAAAGTTTTAAGCCCTATGATGAAGTAGAAACGGTAGTTTCCATAAAAGATCTTCAAAAGCTTGTAAAAAACAACGACGCCCAGAAATTTGATTTGGAGCCCTTCATTAAGGATTCCATTCATTCCCTGGCACAAATCAATAGCCTGAAGCAGGAACTCTTTGAACAATATCCCTTTTATGACAATTTCCTTTTCAATAAGGATACCAAAACGGTGAGAACAGCCATCTACATGAAAAAGGACATTGTTAACACCTCACTAAGAAAAGATTTTATAGAACAAATACTAGAACCCAAAATACAAGAATTTGAAGCTGCCAACGACCTGGATGTAAGGGTTTCGGGAATGCCTTATATTAGGACTTTAAATGCTAAAAGTATTATTGATGAAATTGGGCTGTTTATAGGAGCGGCACTTTTAGTGACGTCTTTAATATTCTTTTTCTTCTTTCGATCATTTAGGGCCACCTTTATATCGCTAATTGTAGTATGCATTGGTGTAATGTGGACCTTCGGATTATTAGGCTTGTTGAAATATGAAATCACGGTTTTAACGGCTTTAATCCCGCCATTAATCATCGTTATTGGAATTCCTAATTGTATTTTCCTGATCAACAAATTCCAGCATGAGGTAAAATTGCACGGAAACAAGGTGAAATCCCTGCAACGGGTAATCACCAAAATTGGGAATGCTACCTTAATGACCAACATTACAACCGCTTCTGGTTTTGCTACTTTTATCTTAACGGAAAGTAAACTTTTAAAGGAGTTCGGTATTGTTGCCTCACTGAGTATTTTAGGGATTTTTGTATTGTGTTTATTAATCATTCCTATCATCTACACCTTTTTGCCTTACCCTAAGGAACGTCATTTAGAGCACCTTAACAAACGTTGGATAGGCACTTTTGTAGAATGGATGGTACGCATGGTAAAAGAGCACAAAATTGCTATTTACTCCATTTCATTGGTGCTAATGATAGCAAGCATCATTGGTATTTACCAAATAAAAATTTCCGGAAGCTTAATTGAAGACATGCCAAAGGACACGGAATTCTTTGATGACATCAGATTCTTTGAAAGCGAATTCAACGGTATCATGCCTTTGGAAATCATGATAGATACCAAACGTAAAAAAGGAGTGATGAAATTGAGTACACTCAAACGTATGAACGAGTTGGAAGAAGTCATCAATGAAACACCTGAATTCTCTAAGCCTATTTCGGTAGTAAGTTTATTAAAATATTCTAAGCAAGCTTATTATAACGGCAACCCAAAATACTACCAGTTGCCTACCAGTCAAGAAAACAGCTTTATTTTATCATATGCCAAAAACTCATCATCGGATGTAGATTTATTAAAAAACTTTGTGGACAGTACTGGTCAATATGCACGTATTACCACATTTATGAAAGACATAGGTACGGATAGAATGGAGCGCATAGAGGAAGATCTACAAGCAAGAATTGACAAAGTTTTCCCTGAAGAACAATATACCATTACACTTACTGGTAAAGCCTTGGTGTTCCAAAAAGGAACCAAATATTTGGTTAAAAACCTGATTATTTCATTGTCTTTGGCCATTTTCTTGATATCCTTGTTTATGGCATATATGTTCCGTTCTTTTAGAATGATTATAGTCTCCTTGATCCCTAATTTGTTACCACTATTGGTAACTGCCGGTTTAATGGGATTCTTGGGAGTGCCTATCAAGCCATCTACCATTTTGGTATTTAGTATTGCCTTTGGAATTTCGGTAGACGATACCATTCACTTTTTGGCTAAATACAGGCAGGAGCTGCAGGCCAACCACTGGAAAATCAGAAAATCGGTATTTGGTGCCCTTCGTGAAACGGGAGTAAGTATGTTCTATACATCTATAGTACTGTTCTTTGGATTCTCAGTATTTACTATTTCAAGTTTTGGAGGAACCGTGGCTTTGGGAGCATTGGTATCTGCCACATTGTTATTAGCAATGCTATCCAATTTGTTACTGTTACCATCCTTGTTATTATCCTTAGAGAGAAGTATTGCCAATAAGGAAGTATTGAGAGAACCTTCTATCAATATCATTCCGGAAGAGGACGACGAGGAAGACATTTAA
- the asnS gene encoding asparagine--tRNA ligase: MKSHTIADLLSQDITFHDIEIKGWVRAFRANRFIALNDGSTIHNIQCVVDFENTDPSTLKRITTGAAVHIVGELVESQGKGQRVEIQVKTIEILGDSDPETYPIQPKKHTFEFLRKNAHLRTRTNTFSAVMRLRSSLSFAIHKYFNENGFYYMHTPIITGSDAEGAGEMFRVSALDAKNPPLNEEGEVNYKEDFFGKETNLTVSGQLEAETYAMSLGKVYTFGPTFRAENSNTSRHLAEFWMIEPEVAFMDLAGNMDLAEDFMKSVINYVLEHNIDDLKFLEQRLLDEEKTKPQAERSDMSLIEKLRFVADNNFKRVSYTEAIDILRNSKPNKKKKFNYIIDEWGADLQSEHERFLVEKHFKCPVILFDYPANIKAFYMRLNDDGKTVRAMDILFPGIGEIVGGSQREERLEVLKEKMKALDIEEEELWWYLDLRKYGTAVHSGFGLGFERLVMFATGMTNIRDVIPYPRTPQNAEF, encoded by the coding sequence ATGAAATCACATACAATTGCCGACTTATTATCGCAGGATATCACATTTCATGACATAGAAATAAAAGGTTGGGTTCGCGCCTTTAGAGCCAACAGGTTTATTGCATTAAACGATGGTTCTACAATTCACAACATTCAATGTGTTGTAGATTTTGAAAATACTGATCCATCCACCTTAAAACGCATTACCACGGGTGCTGCCGTTCACATTGTTGGAGAATTGGTAGAAAGCCAAGGAAAGGGACAACGTGTAGAAATACAGGTAAAGACCATTGAGATTTTAGGAGATTCCGATCCAGAAACCTACCCTATTCAGCCTAAAAAACACACTTTTGAGTTCTTACGTAAAAATGCACACCTACGTACAAGAACCAATACGTTTAGTGCCGTAATGCGTTTGCGTTCGTCTTTGTCTTTTGCCATTCACAAGTATTTTAACGAGAATGGTTTTTACTATATGCACACCCCTATCATTACAGGAAGTGATGCTGAAGGGGCTGGGGAAATGTTTAGGGTATCTGCTTTGGATGCCAAAAACCCACCATTGAATGAAGAAGGAGAGGTTAACTATAAAGAAGATTTCTTCGGAAAAGAAACCAACCTAACGGTATCGGGACAATTGGAAGCCGAAACCTACGCCATGTCTCTAGGAAAAGTGTACACATTTGGCCCTACCTTTAGAGCGGAAAATTCAAACACTTCAAGACACTTGGCCGAATTCTGGATGATCGAACCAGAAGTTGCCTTTATGGATTTAGCAGGCAATATGGACCTTGCAGAGGATTTCATGAAGTCTGTTATCAACTATGTGTTGGAGCACAACATAGACGATCTTAAATTCTTGGAGCAACGATTGTTGGATGAGGAAAAAACCAAACCTCAAGCGGAACGTAGCGACATGAGCCTTATTGAAAAACTGAGGTTTGTTGCAGATAATAATTTCAAACGAGTAAGCTATACTGAGGCTATTGACATCCTGAGGAACTCAAAGCCAAATAAAAAGAAGAAATTCAACTATATCATTGACGAATGGGGTGCAGACCTTCAAAGTGAACACGAGCGTTTTCTTGTTGAAAAGCACTTTAAGTGTCCCGTAATCTTGTTTGATTATCCGGCCAATATCAAAGCCTTCTACATGCGTTTGAACGACGATGGAAAAACGGTTCGTGCCATGGACATTTTGTTCCCTGGCATTGGAGAGATTGTGGGTGGCTCACAACGTGAGGAACGTTTGGAAGTATTGAAGGAAAAAATGAAGGCCTTGGATATTGAGGAAGAAGAATTATGGTGGTACCTTGACCTGCGCAAATACGGAACTGCAGTTCATTCCGGCTTCGGACTTGGATTTGAACGTTTGGTGATGTTCGCTACTGGAATGACCAATATTAGAGATGTTATTCCTTACCCAAGAACGCCTCAAAACGCCGAGTTTTAA
- the rpoN gene encoding RNA polymerase factor sigma-54, with the protein MLKQYLQFKLSQKLSPQQIQLMKLIQLPTQAFEQRLKQELEENPALESGKEKHEDFEDTFEEFDNSADEINDNESINAEDINVDDYLSDDDIPDYRTQSNNYSSDDEEKTMPYAAGTSFTQHLTNQLNTFRLTDEEMDIAEFLVGSIDESGYIRRSLNDIVDDLAFTQNIFTDVESVEKVLHKVHLLDPAGVGARNLQECLSIQLHRKEKNPDVALAIEIIDNAFEQFTKKHYKKLLQKFDVTEEQLRDAIEEIEHLNPKPGGSYSGNNKMVEHVVPDFAIRIVDGELELTLNGRNAPELHVSREYSNMMKGYKESKDKSKQQKDAVLFIKQKLDAAKWFIEAIKQRQQTLFVTMSAIMNYQEEYFLTGDERKLRPMILKDIADEIGMDVSTVSRVANSKYVDTPYGTKLIKEFFSESMTNDQGEEVSTREIKKILETVIEEEDKRKPLTDEKLASILKEKGYPIARRTVAKYREQLDLPVARLRKKI; encoded by the coding sequence ATGCTCAAGCAGTATTTACAGTTCAAATTATCCCAAAAACTATCGCCGCAACAAATTCAATTAATGAAATTGATACAATTGCCTACACAAGCTTTTGAGCAGCGTTTAAAACAAGAACTGGAAGAGAATCCTGCCTTGGAAAGCGGTAAGGAGAAACATGAAGACTTTGAAGATACTTTTGAAGAATTCGACAATTCTGCCGATGAAATAAATGACAATGAATCCATCAATGCAGAGGATATTAATGTCGATGATTATTTAAGTGACGACGACATTCCAGACTACCGTACACAAAGCAACAATTACAGTAGTGACGATGAAGAAAAAACCATGCCCTATGCAGCCGGAACGTCCTTTACGCAGCACCTAACCAATCAGCTAAACACCTTTAGGCTTACGGATGAGGAAATGGACATTGCCGAGTTCTTGGTGGGAAGCATAGACGAAAGCGGTTATATAAGACGTTCACTAAACGATATTGTGGATGACCTTGCCTTTACCCAAAACATTTTTACCGATGTTGAATCTGTAGAAAAGGTACTCCATAAGGTTCACTTATTGGATCCTGCAGGAGTTGGTGCACGCAATCTACAGGAATGTTTAAGCATTCAATTGCACCGTAAGGAAAAAAATCCAGATGTTGCATTAGCCATTGAGATTATTGACAACGCTTTTGAGCAATTCACCAAAAAGCACTATAAAAAACTGCTTCAAAAATTTGATGTTACAGAAGAGCAATTGAGGGATGCCATAGAGGAAATTGAACACCTCAATCCAAAACCTGGAGGCTCCTACTCAGGTAACAACAAAATGGTAGAGCATGTAGTGCCAGATTTTGCCATTAGAATTGTTGATGGCGAATTAGAACTGACCCTAAATGGCAGAAATGCTCCAGAGTTACATGTATCTAGAGAGTATAGCAACATGATGAAAGGCTATAAGGAGAGCAAAGATAAATCGAAGCAACAGAAAGATGCTGTTTTATTCATCAAGCAAAAATTAGATGCCGCAAAATGGTTTATTGAAGCTATAAAACAACGCCAACAGACGCTTTTTGTTACTATGAGCGCCATTATGAATTACCAAGAAGAATACTTCCTTACAGGTGATGAACGCAAGTTGCGACCAATGATTTTAAAAGACATAGCCGATGAAATAGGTATGGATGTGTCTACTGTATCCCGCGTGGCAAACAGCAAATATGTTGACACACCTTACGGGACCAAACTTATCAAGGAATTCTTTTCAGAATCTATGACCAACGATCAAGGAGAAGAAGTCTCAACCAGGGAAATCAAAAAAATTCTGGAAACGGTAATAGAAGAAGAAGACAAGCGCAAGCCTCTCACTGATGAAAAATTGGCTTCCATTCTTAAAGAAAAAGGATACCCTATTGCCAGAAGGACGGTAGCAAAATATCGAGAACAATTGGATCTTCCCGTAGCTAGGTTGCGCAAAAAAATATAA
- a CDS encoding porin family protein — protein sequence MKRLFSCLPIFLFAMTSLGQSLVDSLVVDSKYREDQFYAGITYNWLVKEPAGLSQSGFSYGLHLGFIRDMPINKRRNVAFGLGLGFALNNYNQNMAITKSGDRDFGYSIIDESEQPYSKNRFTTYVLEMPFEIRWRTSTAVTYDFWRIYTGFKLGYVFYDTSMYDGSLGTLRYRNNDDFNTFQYGVTLSAGYDDFNLHLYYALNSIFNDVQVANEALDMTTFKIGLMFFFL from the coding sequence ATGAAACGTCTTTTTAGCTGTCTCCCTATATTCCTTTTTGCCATGACGAGCCTTGGGCAATCGTTGGTTGATTCATTAGTTGTAGATTCTAAATATCGAGAGGATCAGTTTTATGCCGGCATTACTTATAATTGGTTGGTCAAAGAACCTGCAGGCTTATCACAAAGTGGATTTTCTTATGGGTTGCATTTAGGTTTTATTAGAGATATGCCAATTAACAAGCGCCGTAATGTGGCGTTTGGATTGGGGTTGGGATTTGCTTTGAACAATTACAATCAAAATATGGCCATTACCAAGTCTGGTGATAGGGATTTTGGGTATAGTATTATCGATGAAAGTGAACAGCCTTATTCAAAAAACAGGTTTACTACTTACGTGCTTGAAATGCCATTTGAAATTCGTTGGCGTACTTCAACCGCAGTAACCTACGACTTTTGGCGTATTTATACTGGATTTAAGCTAGGCTATGTATTTTATGATACATCAATGTATGATGGTAGTTTAGGGACGCTTAGATACAGGAATAATGATGATTTTAATACCTTTCAGTACGGGGTTACTTTAAGTGCAGGGTATGACGATTTCAATCTTCATTTGTATTATGCACTTAATTCAATTTTTAATGACGTTCAGGTTGCCAATGAAGCTTTGGATATGACTACCTTTAAAATTGGACTGATGTTTTTCTTTCTATAA
- a CDS encoding biopolymer transporter ExbD, which yields MSKFNKKKSGDLPAISTASLPDIVFMLLFFFMVATVMRDTTLKVKNDLPFANQVEKLDKKDLIMYIYAGKPSERFQSTFGKEARIQLNDKFADVSDIQAFIEAERASKREELVPFLTTALKVDKEVNMGIVSDIKTELRKVNALKINYTTRNGDISQNE from the coding sequence ATGTCTAAATTTAATAAGAAAAAATCAGGCGATTTACCAGCGATCTCAACAGCATCATTACCCGATATTGTATTTATGCTTTTGTTCTTTTTCATGGTTGCTACGGTAATGCGTGATACTACATTAAAAGTCAAAAATGATTTGCCGTTTGCAAACCAAGTTGAGAAACTTGACAAAAAGGACTTGATCATGTATATCTATGCCGGAAAGCCGTCTGAAAGATTTCAAAGTACGTTTGGTAAAGAAGCCCGTATCCAGCTCAACGATAAGTTTGCCGATGTTAGTGACATTCAAGCTTTCATTGAGGCGGAAAGAGCTTCTAAGCGTGAAGAATTGGTACCTTTCTTAACTACAGCTTTAAAAGTGGATAAGGAGGTTAATATGGGTATTGTAAGTGATATTAAAACCGAACTTAGAAAAGTAAACGCTTTAAAAATCAACTATACAACTCGTAACGGTGATATCTCACAAAATGAGTAA
- a CDS encoding biopolymer transporter ExbD — translation MAKRAAPEVNAGSMADIAFLLLIFFLVTTTIETDTGLSRKLPPIDDQNVEPPVIKQKNIFTVLINKNDQLLVEDELMELKDLRKAAVEFLDNGGGTGDDACGYCKGKRDPKSSDNPDKAIISLKNERETSYSMYISVQNELVAAYNELRNRRAQELFGRPFHEMELAYDDSRSPEFKSEKLKEKIEKIKVEYPQKLSEVQ, via the coding sequence ATGGCAAAAAGAGCAGCACCCGAAGTAAATGCAGGATCCATGGCTGATATTGCGTTCTTACTTCTTATATTCTTCTTGGTGACAACCACTATTGAAACCGATACTGGTTTGAGTAGAAAGTTGCCTCCAATAGATGATCAAAATGTTGAACCACCTGTAATTAAGCAAAAGAACATTTTTACAGTTTTAATTAACAAAAATGATCAGTTGTTGGTGGAGGACGAATTGATGGAGTTGAAGGATTTAAGAAAGGCAGCTGTTGAGTTTTTGGATAATGGTGGTGGTACAGGCGATGATGCTTGTGGCTATTGTAAAGGTAAAAGAGATCCAAAATCTTCTGATAATCCTGACAAGGCAATTATCTCTCTTAAAAATGAGAGGGAAACATCTTACTCGATGTATATTTCTGTACAAAACGAGTTGGTGGCAGCCTATAACGAGCTTAGAAACCGTCGTGCCCAAGAATTATTTGGAAGACCATTCCACGAAATGGAATTGGCCTATGACGATTCTCGTTCACCAGAGTTCAAAAGTGAAAAGCTAAAGGAAAAAATTGAGAAGATAAAGGTTGAGTATCCTCAAAAGTTATCTGAAGTTCAATAG
- a CDS encoding MotA/TolQ/ExbB proton channel family protein: MKRLFSILAIAGTMAFGTVNANAYTTTSAATATVATVTQEEESATPADEPLGFHQELKKRFIEGGPGFMGIVLLCLILGLAIAIERIIFLNLSTTNTKKLTKNVEDALQSGGIEAAKEVCRNTKGPVASIFYQGLDRHDEGIDAAEKAVVAYGGVQMGQLEKNVSWISLFIALAPMLGFMGTVIGMIQAFDKIEAAGDMQPSLVAGGIKVALLTTVFGLIVAIILQIFYNYIIAKIDSIVNDMEDASINLMDLLIRYKK; encoded by the coding sequence ATGAAAAGACTATTTTCTATCCTAGCCATAGCAGGAACCATGGCTTTCGGAACTGTTAATGCTAACGCATACACTACTACCAGCGCAGCTACTGCAACTGTTGCTACCGTAACTCAAGAGGAAGAATCTGCTACTCCTGCTGACGAGCCACTTGGATTTCACCAAGAGCTTAAGAAGCGTTTTATTGAAGGTGGTCCTGGCTTTATGGGGATTGTATTGCTTTGTTTGATCTTAGGATTGGCTATTGCAATCGAAAGAATTATCTTTTTGAACTTATCTACCACAAATACAAAGAAATTAACTAAGAATGTAGAGGATGCTTTACAGTCTGGAGGAATTGAAGCCGCTAAGGAAGTTTGTAGAAATACTAAAGGGCCTGTTGCCTCTATCTTCTACCAAGGTTTGGATAGACACGATGAAGGTATCGATGCTGCTGAAAAAGCTGTTGTAGCTTATGGTGGTGTTCAAATGGGACAATTAGAGAAAAACGTTTCTTGGATTTCATTATTTATCGCATTGGCGCCGATGTTAGGGTTCATGGGAACGGTAATCGGGATGATTCAAGCATTCGATAAAATTGAAGCAGCTGGTGATATGCAACCATCACTTGTAGCAGGAGGTATTAAAGTAGCACTTTTGACAACGGTATTTGGTCTTATCGTGGCTATTATCCTTCAAATTTTCTACAATTACATTATTGCAAAAATCGATAGCATCGTAAATGACATGGAAGATGCGTCCATTAATTTGATGGATTTGTTAATCAGATACAAAAAATAA
- a CDS encoding asparaginase yields the protein MEQGHPNILLIYTGGTIGMIKNPNTGALKAFDFNNLLKQIPELKLLDCGINTVSFDEPIDSSNMNPEYWVQLAEIIEEHYNEFDGFVVLHGSDTMSYTASALSFMLENLAKPVILTGSQLPIGDLRTDAKENLITSIQMSSLQHRNRPVIREVGLYFEYKLYRGNRTTKINAEHFEAFDSLNYPHLAESGVHLKINHDYLFKPNTRKKLVVHKSFDNRVALIKLFPGISKAVLECMCHNPNIKGIIMETYGAGNATTEPWFVEFIKKLIKNGVHVVNVTQCSGGSVAMGQYETSSHLQSIGVISGKDITTEAAITKLMYLLGEKVAVKTFKTIFETALRGELS from the coding sequence ATGGAGCAAGGCCACCCAAACATTCTGTTAATTTACACAGGAGGTACTATTGGAATGATCAAGAACCCTAATACGGGAGCTTTAAAGGCATTCGATTTTAATAACTTGCTCAAGCAAATCCCCGAACTTAAACTGTTGGATTGTGGCATCAATACGGTTTCGTTTGATGAGCCCATTGATTCCTCCAACATGAATCCCGAGTATTGGGTGCAACTGGCTGAGATAATTGAAGAGCATTATAATGAATTCGATGGATTTGTAGTACTGCATGGTAGTGATACTATGAGTTACACCGCTTCGGCCTTGAGTTTTATGTTGGAGAATTTGGCTAAGCCCGTAATTCTAACGGGGTCTCAGTTACCAATTGGCGATTTAAGGACAGATGCCAAAGAAAATCTTATTACTTCCATACAAATGTCTTCTTTACAACACAGGAATCGGCCTGTAATAAGAGAAGTGGGGTTGTATTTTGAATATAAATTATACAGAGGCAATCGTACAACCAAGATAAACGCAGAACATTTTGAGGCGTTTGATTCGTTGAATTATCCACATTTGGCAGAATCAGGTGTGCATCTAAAAATCAATCATGACTATTTATTCAAGCCAAATACCAGAAAGAAGTTGGTGGTCCATAAATCCTTTGACAACCGGGTGGCACTTATTAAACTCTTTCCTGGAATTTCAAAGGCCGTTTTGGAGTGTATGTGTCATAACCCGAATATCAAAGGGATTATCATGGAAACCTATGGCGCAGGCAATGCAACTACAGAACCATGGTTTGTAGAGTTTATCAAGAAGCTGATTAAAAATGGAGTGCACGTTGTAAACGTCACCCAATGTTCTGGAGGCAGTGTTGCCATGGGACAGTATGAAACCAGTTCTCATTTGCAAAGTATTGGGGTTATTTCAGGTAAGGATATCACTACAGAAGCGGCAATTACTAAGCTCATGTATCTGCTAGGTGAAAAAGTAGCTGTTAAAACATTCAAAACTATATTTGAAACGGCTTTGCGAGGAGAATTGTCTTAA
- a CDS encoding TatD family hydrolase, which produces MIITDTHTHLYSEAFAEDREEMMIRALEAGVSRFFIPAIDASYTEAMLDLEAKFGDYVHLMAGLHPTSVKENFKEELGHVEELLAKRSFCAIGEIGIDLYWDKSTLDIQKEAFRHQIQLAKEYKLPIVIHCREAFDEIFEVLETESGDDLYGIFHCFTGNLQQAHKAIGYNMKLGIGGVVTFKNGGLDKFISEIDLKHIVLETDSPYLAPKPYRGKRNESAYIVKVVEKLSELYGVSQDDVASITTQNSKDIFSI; this is translated from the coding sequence ATGATAATAACAGATACACATACGCATTTATATAGTGAAGCTTTCGCAGAGGATAGGGAGGAGATGATGATTAGGGCTCTAGAGGCTGGCGTGTCAAGGTTTTTTATTCCTGCCATAGATGCGTCCTATACAGAAGCGATGCTTGATCTTGAAGCCAAGTTTGGGGATTATGTTCATTTAATGGCTGGGCTGCATCCAACTTCGGTAAAAGAGAACTTTAAAGAAGAATTGGGCCATGTTGAGGAACTGTTAGCCAAGCGGTCATTTTGTGCGATTGGAGAAATTGGAATTGACTTGTACTGGGACAAATCTACATTAGACATTCAAAAGGAAGCGTTTCGTCATCAAATTCAATTGGCAAAAGAATATAAATTACCAATTGTAATACACTGCAGGGAGGCCTTTGACGAAATTTTTGAGGTGTTGGAAACGGAAAGCGGGGATGACCTCTATGGAATATTTCATTGTTTTACAGGTAATTTGCAACAAGCGCATAAGGCAATTGGGTATAATATGAAATTGGGAATTGGAGGAGTTGTTACCTTTAAAAATGGTGGACTGGATAAATTTATTAGTGAAATAGATTTAAAGCATATTGTCTTGGAAACAGATTCTCCATATTTGGCACCAAAGCCATATAGGGGTAAGCGTAACGAAAGTGCGTATATCGTTAAGGTCGTGGAAAAACTATCTGAATTGTATGGTGTTTCTCAGGACGACGTTGCAAGTATTACTACCCAAAATTCAAAAGATATTTTTAGCATTTAA
- a CDS encoding TIGR02281 family clan AA aspartic protease produces MERLQDFLVEKGYTKIKLHLTQTNHFEIKATINGIKGLFILDTGASSTCVGFETIETFKLKVKDSEIKAAGAGATDMLTQISKKNKLKIGKWKKDKVPIILFNLAHVNSALVSHNSKPVDGIIGADVLKKGKAIIDYEKKYLYLKLP; encoded by the coding sequence ATGGAAAGATTACAGGATTTTTTAGTCGAAAAAGGTTACACTAAAATAAAATTACATCTCACGCAAACCAATCATTTTGAAATCAAGGCCACCATAAACGGTATAAAAGGGCTATTCATTTTAGATACAGGAGCTTCCAGCACCTGTGTTGGTTTTGAAACCATTGAAACCTTCAAACTAAAAGTAAAGGATTCCGAAATCAAAGCGGCAGGTGCAGGAGCAACAGACATGCTCACTCAAATTTCCAAAAAAAACAAATTAAAAATAGGCAAATGGAAAAAGGACAAAGTGCCCATAATCCTGTTCAACCTTGCCCATGTCAACAGTGCTTTGGTAAGTCACAACTCCAAACCAGTGGATGGCATTATTGGGGCCGATGTCTTAAAAAAAGGAAAAGCCATAATAGACTACGAGAAAAAATACCTTTATCTAAAGTTACCTTAA